The sequence GGTTTCTGCGCCAGTTTCCGCAGCTCACGCCCGCCCCCACGGAGCAGGTCGAAGCCCTGGAGCAGCTGCGCGCCCTGTGGCATGGCCACCAGATTGCCGTGCATGTGACACAGAACGCGCCCGGCGCCGGCGTGGACACGCCCGAAGATCTGGAGCGCGTGCGTGCGCTGCTGGCCCGTCACTGAATAGACACAATCCGTAAAAAGAGAGCAGTTTGCACGCATGTTTCCTGCACTTCGCAGCAAAAGCATGCGCAAAGGCAGAGCACACCAGTGACTGCCGCTCACTTTTTCACAAAGCGCGCCACGGCATTCTTGTAGAAGACTGCTTTGCACTCTTGCACAAGACCTGCCGCACGCACCGCTGGCCGGCCTGACACAAGCCTGTCGCCACTCCCTTTGCACCGCCCGCGCCATGCAAGATATGCAGCCCATGCATGTAAGCGGCTGTCAGGTGCATGCGTGCTATCCTTGCCCGCGAAAAAACACTGCCGGTCTGCCTCCTGCCCCAACGTAGGGCGTGAACGCGCGGACTGAGGCCCGATATCACCCATCTCGAGGAATTCCATGAAACTGATTTTGTTGGGCGCACCCGGCGCCGGCAAAGGCACGCAAGCTGCTTTCATCTGCCAGAAGTACGGCATTCCGCAGATCTCCACCGGAGACATGCTGCGCGCCGCCGTCAAGGCCGGAACCCCCCTGGGCCTGCAAGCCAAGGCCGTGATGGATGCCGGCCAGCTGGTCAGCGATGAGCTGATCATCAACCTGGTCAAGGACCGCATCACCCAGAGCGACTGCGCCCAGGGTTTTCTGTTCGACGGCTTCCCTCGCACCATTCCCCAGGCCGAAGCCATGAAGGCCGCCGGCGTGAAGCTGGACTATGTGCTGGAAATCGATGTGCCGTTTGACGCCATCATCGAGCGCATGAGCGGCCGCCGCAGCCACCCCGCTTCGGGCCGCACCTACCACGTCAAGTTCAACCCACCCAAGGTGGAAGGCAAGGACGATGTCACCGGTGAAGAGCTGGTGCAGCGCGAAGACGACAAGGAAGAAACCGTCAAAAAGCGCCTGGATGTCTACAGCAACCAGACCCGCCCCCTGGTGGACTACTACAGCAACTGGGCCAAGGCCGACGCCGCTGCTGCCCCCAAGTACCGCGCCATCAGCGGCACCGGCAGCGTGGAAGAAATCACCCAGCGCGCGCTGAGCGCTCTGGCATCCTGATCGCAGCTGCTGCACAGCAAAAGGCCGGTGGTGACACCGGCCTTTTTTATGGACAAATCCAAGGAAAACGCAGCACCTGACTGCACAGGCAGCTCACTTTTTAGCTCTGCCTAGCGGCCCGACGCCTTCCCCTTTTGGGGAAAGGTTGAGATGGAGGCGCCCCAGCCTCCGCCGCCACACTATCTATCCGTTCGGGGCCAACCCATCAGCTCCAGCATCAGGCTGATGCGCGCCTTCACCGCAGGCAGTGCGCTCACGCGGCTGTCATCGGCACCCTGGGCCTGGACGATGCGGCCCTGGGCGCAGCGCGTGGTGCAGCGCACAGCCAGGCCATGCGCCTGGGCATGGTCCAGCGCGGCATCCAGGGCTTTGTGGGTGGTGCCGTTGCCGGTGCCCGCCACCACCAGCCCGCGCACGCCGGCCGCGCACAAGGCCTGCACCTGGGCCAGGGCCGCGGCGGCGCTGCTGCCCGCATGGCTGAGCAGCACCTCCACCTGCGGCCAAGACTCGGCCTCCGGCAAGGCCGTAGCCGGGGGCTGCGGTGCGGACTGGACCTGGACCGCCGCCATGCTGGCTGCCGCCCAGCGCACCCGCCCCTCTTCCACCCAGCCCAGCGGGCCGGCTTCGCCGCCGTCGAATGCATCCACCCGGTAGGGGTGGACCTTGCACACCTGGCGGGCGCTGAACACCCGCCCCGCAGCCACGACCAACACGCCCCGCCCCTGTGCAGCCGCATCGGTCGCACAGGCCACGGCATCGCGCAGATTGCCCGGGCCGTCGGCGGAAATGGCAGTGGCCGGGCGCATGGCGCAGGTCAGCACCACGGGCTTGGCAGGCGCCAGCACGCATTGCAAAAACCAGGCCGTTTCTTCCAGCGTGTCCGTGCCGTGGGTGATGACGATGGCCGCCACATCATCGCGCGCCAGCAGCTGGGCACAGCGCCGGGCCAGCAGCAGCCAGGTGGCGTGATCCATATCCTTGCTGTCCAGCTGGGCCAGTTGCTCGGCCTGCAGCGCGGCACCCGCCAGCTGCTGCAAATCGGGCACGGCCTGCAGCAGCTCGGCCACGCCCAACTGGGCGGGGCGATAGCCCACGCCGGTACCGGCATGCTCGGCCAAGCCCGCAATCGTGCCCCCCGTCCCCAGGATGACGATGTTTTTGCCACATTCCACTTGCAGTCCTTTCCAAACTGGTCAAAAATACAGGTACTGGATGAACACACAGTATTCATCTTTGATCGATCAAGGAATGCCCATGGACCACCCCAAGCTCACCCCCCGGCAACAGCAGATTCTGGACCTGATCCAGTCTGCCATTGCCCGCACCGGCGCCCCGCCCACCCGGGCCGAGATCGCCAACACCCTGGGTTTCAAATCCGCCAATGCTTCGGAAGAGCACCTCAAGGCCCTGGCCCGCAAGGGCGTGATCGAGCTGGTCAGCGGTACCTCGCGCGGCATTCGCCTGTGCGCCGAGACGGTGCGCAGCATCAATGCCGCACGCGGCAACAGCTTTGCCCTGCCGCTGTCCGCCATGCAGCCGCTGCAGCTGCCCCTGGTGGGCCGGGTGGCGGCGGGCTCGCCCATTCTGGCGCAAGAACATATCGACCAAACCTATGCCGTCGAGGCCAGCATGTTTGCCCACAAGCCCGACTACCTGCTCAAGGTGCGCGGCATGTCCATGCGCGACGCCGGCATCCTGGACGGCGACCTGCTGGCCGTGCAGTCCACCCACGAGGCCCGCAACGGCCAGATCGTGGTGGCCCGCCTGGGCGATGACGTCACCGTCAAACGCCTGCGCCGCGCGGGCCAGCGCATCGAGCTGCTGCCCGAAAACCCCGACTACCCCATCATCCATGTGCATCCGGAAGAGCCTTTTGCCATTGAAGGCCTGGCCGTGGGCCTGATCCGCAACACGCTGATGTAACGCGCCCAGCGCCACAGGCCGCCGGCTCAGCCCGAGCCCCGGCAGCCTCCCCACCAGCGCTACGGCGCTGCCTGCCACCGCACCGGCACCTGCCTCGCGCATGCCCCGGTCGGGCTTTGCTCACCTTTTTTCCGCTCCGCATCAGGTTTTCATGGCCTGAGGGAGTTTCTACGCCCGCGACAGAAAGCGAGTCCTCCATGCGCCTGTTCACCACATCCCGCACCCTTGCCGGCTTTGCCACCTCGGCACCACGGTCGGCAGCGCTGTCGACAGCCTCTTCCCTGCGCCAGCCACGGGCTCGCCGCACTACAGCGCGGCACGGCGCCTCCCGCGCAGGCACAGCGCCAAGCGCCGGCAGACTTGCCAGCCATGCAAGCACCCCGACCGCCCCGCTTGCTGGCGCACAACTGCCTGCCATGGCCGCCAACGACAGCAGCTATGACGCCGTGACCCTGGACGACAAGGTGCGCATTCTGCGCAGCGACGCCAACGACCACGCCCGCATGGTGCTCAGCGGCCGCATGGCCGATGTGTGTGCAGCGCTGGAAAAGATGTCATAACTCCCTGGGTCGCCTACGACGCCATCCCCCAAGGGGGACGACACCGGCACGGCGGGGCGGCCCTTGCGCGGCGTCTCCGAGCTCGGTTGCGCCAGCTTTATGCGTATTGGATCAAACAAAGCTTGAGATGATCTTTGCAGCCCCACCGAGAGCGTGAACACGCTCTGAGACATCATGGGCACCGCTCTTGCCACCCGGTTGCTGATCTGTATGGCCTATATGCCTGGCACGCAGGCGCACAATGGCGGCATGAGCCAGATTTCCACCCACATTGCCGACCTGCGCAAAAGCTACGAGCGCGCAGAACTCCATGAAGCGGCCTCCCAGGCCGATCCGCTGGCGCAGTTCGACCAGTGGATGCAGGAAGCCGTGAATGCCCAAGTGCTGGAGCCCAATGCCATGACCGTGGCCACCGTGGGTGGCGATCTGCGCCCCAGCACCCGCATTGTGCTCATCAAGGGTTATGACGCACGCGGCATCGTCTGGTACACCAATTACGACAGCCGCAAGGGCTCGGAGCTGGCGGGCAACCCGTTTGCGGCGCTGCAGTTTCACTGGGTGGAGCTGGAGCGCGTGGTGCGCATCGAGGGCCGGGTGGAGCGTGTGAGCGACGAGGAAAGCGACAGCTACTACCGCAGCCGGCCACTGGATTCGCGCATAGGCGCCTGGGCCAGCCCGCAAAGCCAGGTGATTTCCGGACGCGGCGTGCTGGTGGCCAATGCCGCCAAATATGGAGCCCAGTTTCTGCTGAACCCGCCACGCCCGCCGCACTGGGGGGGGTTTCGCCTGGTGCCCGACCGCTGGGAATTCTGGCAGGGCCGCAAAAGCCGTTTGCATGACCGCCTGCGCTACCGCGCCGAAGCAGGCACCGATGACAACGTGCGGTGGCTGCGCGAACGTCTGGCACCCTGACCCCTGCCCCCTCCTGACCCCGGCCACTGGCGCATCGCGGATTCGATGTGCGTCAAGGTCGGCCACCGCACCATAGCCGATGATGGGGCATCGCATACGGCGTGATACGGCATAAATGGGCTTCGCAGCACAGCAAGAAAACCAGCGATTGCGTCACCAAGGTGTCAGCAAAACATGTGCAAGCCGTCATATTTCCGGCCTGAGCATGCCTGTGCCGCGCAAGTGATTGGGAGATGCCTTGCTCCCGCATAGAATCAGCCGCAATTTGCGGCGCTGCAGCAGCGGCTACAGCCCCACCGGATTTTCACTATTCATAAGCGAGACACCCCGATGACAAACGAAGAAATCTTGGCCCAGTACGGTCCGCGCGAAGCCATGGAGTACGACGTGGTGGTGGTCGGCGGCGGCCCTGGTGGCCTGGCCACCGCCATCCGCCTCAAGCAACTGGCCGCCGAAAAAGGCCAGGACATCTCCGTGGTGGTGCTGGAAAAAGGCTCCGAGCCCGGCGCGCACACGCTGTCGGGCGCCATCATGGACCCCAAGGCGCTGACCGAGCTGATCCCTGACTGGAAGGAAAAGGGCGCGCCCTTGAACCAGCCCGTCACGGCCGATGCCATGGTGTTCCTGAGCGAAAAAGGCTCGCTGCGCACCCCCAACTTCCTGCTGCCCAAGTGCTTTCACAACGAGGGCAACTACGTGGTGCGCCTGGGCTTTGTCAGCAAGTGGCTGGCCGACCAGGCCGAGGCCCTGGGCGTGGAAATCTTCCCCGGCTTCACCGCCGCCGAAGTGCTGTTCAACGACGACGGCTCCATCAAGGGCGTGGCCACCGGCAATATGGGCGTGGGCAAGGATGGCCAGCCCACCGGTGACTTCCAGCTCGGCATGGAGCTGCACGGCAAGTACACGGTGTTTGCCGAAGGCGCACGCGGCCATCTGGGCAAGCAGCTGATTGCCAGGTTCCAGCTGGATGCGGACAAGGATCCGCAAACCTACGGCCTCGGCATCAAGGAACTGTGGGAAATCGATCCCGCACGCCACCAGCCCGGCGCCGTGCTGCACACCGGCGGCTGGCCCATGGACGCCAAGACCTATGGCGGCGGCTTCCTCTACCACCTGGAAGACAACCTGGTCACCCTGGGCTACGTGGTGGGTCTGGACTATTCCAACCCCTACCTCTCTCCGTTCGAGGAGATGCAGCGCTGGAAGACCCACCCCAATATCCGCTACTACCTGGAAGGCGACGAGGCCAAGGGCATCAAGCCGGCCAAGCGCATCTCCTATGGCGCACGCGCCATCACGGCCGGCGGCATTCTGAGCCTGCCCAAGTTCGTCTTCCCCGGCGGCGCGCTGGTGGGCTGCGATGCGGGCTTCCTC comes from Comamonas sp. GB3 AK4-5 and encodes:
- the adk gene encoding adenylate kinase, with product MKLILLGAPGAGKGTQAAFICQKYGIPQISTGDMLRAAVKAGTPLGLQAKAVMDAGQLVSDELIINLVKDRITQSDCAQGFLFDGFPRTIPQAEAMKAAGVKLDYVLEIDVPFDAIIERMSGRRSHPASGRTYHVKFNPPKVEGKDDVTGEELVQREDDKEETVKKRLDVYSNQTRPLVDYYSNWAKADAAAAPKYRAISGTGSVEEITQRALSALAS
- the pdxH gene encoding pyridoxamine 5'-phosphate oxidase, with translation MSQISTHIADLRKSYERAELHEAASQADPLAQFDQWMQEAVNAQVLEPNAMTVATVGGDLRPSTRIVLIKGYDARGIVWYTNYDSRKGSELAGNPFAALQFHWVELERVVRIEGRVERVSDEESDSYYRSRPLDSRIGAWASPQSQVISGRGVLVANAAKYGAQFLLNPPRPPHWGGFRLVPDRWEFWQGRKSRLHDRLRYRAEAGTDDNVRWLRERLAP
- a CDS encoding electron transfer flavoprotein-ubiquinone oxidoreductase; the protein is MTNEEILAQYGPREAMEYDVVVVGGGPGGLATAIRLKQLAAEKGQDISVVVLEKGSEPGAHTLSGAIMDPKALTELIPDWKEKGAPLNQPVTADAMVFLSEKGSLRTPNFLLPKCFHNEGNYVVRLGFVSKWLADQAEALGVEIFPGFTAAEVLFNDDGSIKGVATGNMGVGKDGQPTGDFQLGMELHGKYTVFAEGARGHLGKQLIARFQLDADKDPQTYGLGIKELWEIDPARHQPGAVLHTGGWPMDAKTYGGGFLYHLEDNLVTLGYVVGLDYSNPYLSPFEEMQRWKTHPNIRYYLEGDEAKGIKPAKRISYGARAITAGGILSLPKFVFPGGALVGCDAGFLNVSRIKGSHAAIKTGMLAADAIYDAVTAGRQGDVLAAYETAFENSWLYDELWKARNFKTWFKKGLSTATIMNGLEQFVLKGNIPWTLHRDKPDHVYLKPAAECQPIAYPKPDGKLTFDRLSSVFISNTNHGEDQPAHLTLKDASVPVNVNLAKYAGPEARYCPAGVYEFVADEDKGGDAKRLQINAQNCVHCKTCDIKDPTQNIVWVTPEGGGGPNYSGM
- the lexA gene encoding transcriptional repressor LexA, giving the protein MDHPKLTPRQQQILDLIQSAIARTGAPPTRAEIANTLGFKSANASEEHLKALARKGVIELVSGTSRGIRLCAETVRSINAARGNSFALPLSAMQPLQLPLVGRVAAGSPILAQEHIDQTYAVEASMFAHKPDYLLKVRGMSMRDAGILDGDLLAVQSTHEARNGQIVVARLGDDVTVKRLRRAGQRIELLPENPDYPIIHVHPEEPFAIEGLAVGLIRNTLM
- a CDS encoding asparaginase, whose product is MECGKNIVILGTGGTIAGLAEHAGTGVGYRPAQLGVAELLQAVPDLQQLAGAALQAEQLAQLDSKDMDHATWLLLARRCAQLLARDDVAAIVITHGTDTLEETAWFLQCVLAPAKPVVLTCAMRPATAISADGPGNLRDAVACATDAAAQGRGVLVVAAGRVFSARQVCKVHPYRVDAFDGGEAGPLGWVEEGRVRWAAASMAAVQVQSAPQPPATALPEAESWPQVEVLLSHAGSSAAAALAQVQALCAAGVRGLVVAGTGNGTTHKALDAALDHAQAHGLAVRCTTRCAQGRIVQAQGADDSRVSALPAVKARISLMLELMGWPRTDR